The Candidatus Nitrosocosmicus arcticus genome includes a region encoding these proteins:
- the uvsE gene encoding UV DNA damage repair endonuclease UvsE, producing the protein MKIGYPCINQSLGKKTISTFRLSSYSEEKLIKAVSYNLSVLKEILSYNIQYSLLFFRISSDIIPFASHPICKFDWKTYFKKDLLRLGQMVNEKKIRISMHPDQFVVLNSPNKEVVKNGIREINYQTAFLDAMKLDNSAKIQIHVGGTYSDKISSSDRFIKNYNTLLSVEARSRVVIENDDQRFSLKDCLVIHDRANVPILLDVFHHECLNDGHSIQNAISDAGNTWKKDKDGVMMMDYSNQEPNFRRGKHADTLDVIKFNRFLLTTMDSGYDLMLEIKDKERSAIRARHILDQLA; encoded by the coding sequence ATGAAGATAGGATATCCGTGCATTAACCAATCTTTAGGAAAAAAAACTATCTCCACATTTAGATTATCTTCTTACTCTGAAGAAAAATTGATCAAGGCGGTTAGTTATAATCTCAGTGTACTCAAAGAAATCTTGAGTTATAATATTCAATACAGTCTCCTGTTTTTTAGAATCAGTTCTGACATCATTCCATTCGCTTCACATCCAATATGCAAATTTGATTGGAAAACTTACTTTAAGAAAGATTTGCTTAGGTTGGGTCAGATGGTTAATGAAAAGAAAATTAGAATCTCGATGCACCCAGACCAGTTCGTTGTATTAAACTCACCTAATAAGGAAGTAGTAAAAAACGGAATAAGAGAAATTAATTACCAAACTGCCTTCCTCGATGCAATGAAGTTAGATAATTCTGCAAAAATTCAAATCCACGTTGGAGGAACTTATAGTGATAAAATCTCCTCATCGGATAGATTTATCAAAAATTACAATACACTGTTGTCTGTGGAGGCAAGATCAAGAGTAGTAATTGAAAATGATGATCAACGTTTTAGTTTAAAGGACTGCTTAGTTATACACGATAGAGCAAATGTTCCCATTCTGCTTGATGTATTTCACCATGAATGCCTGAATGATGGACACTCCATCCAAAATGCTATTAGTGATGCAGGCAATACATGGAAAAAAGACAAAGATGGTGTAATGATGATGGATTACAGTAATCAAGAACCAAATTTCAGGAGAGGAAAACACGCTGATACTCTTGATGTAATTAAGTTCAATAGATTTCTACTAACAACAATGGATTCCGGCTACGATCTCATGCTTGAAATAAAAGATAAGGAAAGAAGTGCTATTAGAGCCCGACATATCCTTGACCAATTAGCATAA
- a CDS encoding ABC transporter substrate-binding protein has protein sequence MMNYKSGKKGINVPKNIDSRGRTIILVFTMIFTAVALISAPISIASAQSIGNEKKTLRIGYFPNITHSQAVIGLNNGDYQKTLGDNVTVETFRFNAGPSAIESLLADRIDATYIGPNPAINGYLLTGGEDLRVISGAASGGASFIVRNDSGIETVNDLGGKKFASPQLGNTQDVALRKYLIDNGFNTVENGGNITVLPIANADILTVFLKKEIDGAWVPEPWATRLVQEADGKVFLDEKSLWPDGKFVTGNLIVRTDYLRDNPEIIKKLLEAHVEETLWINNNTAEAGKVFNSQLKKITGQEISENVLNKAYSNLEITYDPLKLTLFKSANDAYDLGFIEKGKDRPNLSGIYDTTLLNEVLAEKGLKSIDNTGAISNITNSTSSGEAITDIVA, from the coding sequence ATGATGAATTACAAGTCAGGGAAAAAAGGTATCAATGTTCCAAAGAATATTGATAGCAGAGGACGAACAATTATCTTAGTCTTTACAATGATTTTTACTGCAGTAGCATTGATATCCGCACCTATATCAATTGCCAGTGCACAATCGATAGGTAATGAAAAAAAGACTTTGAGAATTGGTTACTTTCCAAATATTACTCATTCACAAGCCGTAATTGGCTTAAATAATGGAGATTATCAGAAAACTTTAGGAGATAATGTTACTGTTGAAACATTTAGATTTAATGCAGGACCATCTGCAATTGAATCGTTATTAGCAGATAGAATTGATGCTACTTATATTGGCCCTAATCCTGCTATCAATGGCTATCTTCTTACAGGCGGCGAAGATCTAAGGGTAATTTCAGGTGCAGCAAGCGGTGGTGCTTCATTTATTGTTAGAAATGATTCAGGGATAGAGACCGTCAATGATCTAGGCGGAAAGAAATTTGCATCTCCTCAATTAGGTAACACACAAGATGTGGCTTTACGAAAATATTTGATTGACAATGGTTTTAACACTGTTGAAAATGGTGGAAACATAACGGTGTTACCCATTGCAAATGCGGACATATTAACAGTCTTTTTGAAAAAAGAGATAGACGGAGCGTGGGTTCCTGAACCTTGGGCTACAAGACTCGTACAAGAGGCAGACGGTAAAGTATTCCTTGATGAGAAAAGTTTGTGGCCTGATGGTAAATTCGTAACCGGCAATTTAATAGTCAGAACTGACTATCTTAGAGACAATCCTGAAATTATAAAGAAACTACTTGAGGCCCATGTCGAGGAAACTCTTTGGATCAATAACAATACAGCAGAAGCAGGAAAGGTGTTTAATAGCCAGTTGAAGAAAATTACGGGTCAAGAGATTTCAGAAAACGTACTAAATAAGGCCTACAGCAATTTAGAAATTACATACGATCCATTGAAGTTAACTCTCTTTAAGAGTGCAAATGACGCCTATGATCTAGGATTTATAGAGAAAGGCAAAGATCGACCGAATCTTTCAGGCATATATGATACGACCTTACTAAACGAAGTACTCGCTGAAAAAGGCCTAAAGTCGATTGATAATACTGGAGCAATAAGCAATATCACAAATAGTACATCAAGTGGTGAGGCAATAACAGATATAGTGGCATAG
- a CDS encoding TIGR01777 family oxidoreductase: MKQSSDNSNKTTFFIKRVEIPYEVHDVFNYHARDRALDRLIPPWSFLKIIKRNNGLENGATCILKLEYGPLKFKWIAEHFGYVQDQIFQDKMIKGPLKTWEHTHSFTPNKLSGCIMEDKIKYSLPYGLNRLHILGNRLEKTLYQMFSYRHRILQNDLKLWDLLKENKGKKILISGSTGFIGSALIPFLDTAGEHKISRLVRPTSDHYESGNSSNCRVWDPETGNVDPSDLEGFDTIIHLSGDNIGGRWSKIKKKRIRDSRVKTTELLCNAIKKLKKPPSTLICASAIGYYGSRGEEVVTEETSAGEGFLAKLCVDWEAEAKSVEAMDIRVVNARFGLILSPKGGILKLLTLASHYKLGIGFGDGSNVFNWVSIEDVIGSILYSIGNTTICGPINVVSPNPVKASYFSEIISKILDNQIFLRIGSGSMKLAMGEFADTINDSNGVVKPQKLMASGYPFMNTSFEDAARLLLGRQI; encoded by the coding sequence TTGAAACAATCAAGCGATAATTCAAACAAAACCACATTTTTTATTAAACGAGTTGAAATTCCTTACGAAGTTCATGATGTATTCAATTATCACGCCAGAGATAGAGCCCTAGACAGACTGATTCCGCCATGGAGTTTTCTAAAAATCATTAAACGAAATAATGGACTCGAAAATGGAGCAACTTGTATCCTAAAACTGGAATATGGGCCTCTAAAATTCAAATGGATTGCAGAGCATTTCGGATACGTTCAAGATCAAATATTTCAAGATAAAATGATTAAAGGACCTTTAAAGACTTGGGAGCATACTCACTCATTTACTCCTAATAAACTAAGCGGATGTATAATGGAAGACAAGATAAAGTATTCCTTACCGTACGGACTAAATAGATTGCATATACTAGGGAATCGACTTGAGAAAACCCTATATCAAATGTTCAGTTACCGTCATCGAATACTTCAAAATGATCTGAAGTTATGGGACCTGTTAAAGGAGAACAAAGGAAAAAAAATATTAATTAGCGGATCTACTGGCTTCATTGGGTCTGCTCTAATACCTTTTTTAGATACAGCTGGAGAACATAAGATTTCAAGATTAGTAAGGCCAACTTCTGATCATTATGAGAGTGGTAACAGTTCAAATTGCAGGGTATGGGATCCTGAAACTGGAAATGTCGACCCTAGTGATCTAGAAGGATTTGACACTATTATCCATTTGTCTGGAGATAACATAGGGGGTAGATGGTCAAAAATAAAGAAAAAACGAATACGTGATAGCCGAGTGAAGACAACCGAATTATTATGCAACGCAATAAAGAAACTGAAGAAGCCCCCTTCAACGTTGATATGTGCTTCAGCAATTGGGTATTATGGAAGTCGGGGTGAAGAGGTCGTCACCGAAGAAACCTCGGCAGGGGAAGGATTTCTAGCCAAGTTATGTGTTGACTGGGAAGCAGAGGCCAAATCTGTTGAAGCCATGGATATCAGAGTTGTAAATGCCCGTTTTGGTCTAATACTCTCTCCAAAAGGGGGAATCTTGAAACTGCTTACCCTTGCTTCTCACTACAAATTGGGTATAGGGTTTGGTGATGGAAGTAACGTTTTCAATTGGGTTTCAATTGAGGACGTCATTGGAAGTATCCTATATTCGATTGGTAACACTACTATATGTGGACCGATTAACGTGGTGTCTCCAAACCCGGTAAAGGCCTCATATTTTTCTGAAATAATTTCAAAAATACTAGATAATCAGATTTTTTTGAGAATCGGATCTGGATCCATGAAACTAGCAATGGGAGAGTTTGCTGATACTATTAATGATTCCAATGGCGTTGTAAAACCCCAAAAACTAATGGCTTCTGGTTATCCCTTCATGAACACTAGTTTCGAGGATGCGGCCAGACTTCTTTTGGGACGACAGATATAA
- a CDS encoding 50S ribosomal protein L1, producing the protein MYNNDQLKELVKKAREAAPKRNFAQSAEITLVLKDIDVKKGFSVNEIVILPNPTKKGASLCMLATGDMGLRAKKAGVDQVMEPDTLDRIGTNRREARKIVRSYDFFLADATLMSSVGRSLGQFLGPKGKMPTPVPYGAPIENIASRLRSSTRIRSKNQLNMSTKIGDESMTDEQLVANANAVIASVEKKLPQGDKNLRNAIIKFTMGKALKASTLGK; encoded by the coding sequence ATGTATAACAATGATCAATTGAAGGAGCTTGTGAAAAAGGCAAGAGAGGCCGCTCCAAAAAGGAATTTTGCTCAATCCGCTGAAATAACTCTAGTATTAAAAGACATTGACGTCAAAAAAGGATTCAGTGTCAACGAAATAGTAATATTGCCCAATCCTACTAAGAAAGGGGCTTCACTTTGTATGCTCGCAACAGGAGATATGGGATTACGAGCCAAAAAAGCGGGTGTAGATCAGGTAATGGAACCTGATACTCTCGACAGGATTGGGACAAATAGAAGAGAAGCCAGAAAAATTGTTCGTTCCTATGACTTTTTCCTTGCAGATGCTACTTTAATGTCATCTGTTGGACGCTCGTTAGGTCAGTTTTTGGGTCCAAAAGGTAAAATGCCCACACCGGTTCCCTACGGAGCTCCGATAGAAAACATAGCATCAAGGTTGAGATCCTCAACAAGAATACGATCTAAAAATCAATTAAACATGTCAACAAAAATAGGAGATGAGTCAATGACCGATGAGCAGCTAGTAGCAAATGCCAATGCGGTTATAGCTTCAGTTGAAAAGAAGCTCCCTCAAGGGGACAAAAACTTAAGGAATGCTATAATAAAATTTACTATGGGTAAAGCATTAAAAGCAAGTACCCTTGGCAAATAA
- the rplJ gene encoding 50S ribosomal protein L10, whose amino-acid sequence MSQTAIINKLGRTSYPERKVNLYENLQNLAKSYSVIALSRMTKVRSAQLMAIRKKFRNEIKIITIKNKVAQRAFEEIFKDVKGLEFLNKELEGQCALMFTNLSPFKMNLTFDKNKIFMAAKGGDIAPNELVIPAGNTGINPGPVLSEFKESNVPTKIDQGTIWVSKDTIVARAGDVIPQKLAALLSKLDVKPIEAGVAVNFAISEGLEFKEKDLKIVVSDYIQELIKSFQEALSLSVEAVFFTKESMPLILLKGKQHALSLAAESGYTSPDTIELVILKANAIAANLAHQLDSKGFSSNN is encoded by the coding sequence ATGAGTCAAACAGCCATCATTAACAAATTAGGAAGAACATCATACCCTGAAAGAAAGGTTAATTTGTATGAAAATTTACAAAACCTGGCTAAATCTTATAGTGTAATTGCACTCTCGAGGATGACAAAGGTAAGGTCAGCTCAACTCATGGCAATCAGGAAGAAATTCAGAAATGAAATAAAGATAATAACGATAAAAAATAAGGTTGCTCAAAGGGCTTTTGAAGAAATTTTTAAGGATGTTAAAGGATTAGAATTTCTCAATAAGGAACTAGAAGGTCAATGCGCTTTGATGTTTACCAACCTTAGCCCATTTAAAATGAATTTAACTTTCGATAAAAACAAAATATTCATGGCAGCCAAAGGGGGAGATATTGCCCCTAACGAATTGGTCATTCCCGCTGGTAATACAGGAATAAATCCAGGTCCAGTTTTATCCGAGTTCAAAGAATCTAATGTACCAACAAAAATAGATCAGGGGACAATATGGGTATCTAAAGACACAATTGTCGCAAGAGCCGGCGATGTTATCCCCCAAAAGTTAGCTGCTTTGTTAAGTAAGTTAGATGTTAAACCTATTGAAGCAGGAGTCGCAGTAAATTTTGCGATTTCCGAGGGGCTCGAATTTAAGGAAAAGGACCTAAAGATTGTAGTTTCAGATTACATACAAGAATTAATAAAATCTTTCCAGGAGGCTCTATCCCTTTCAGTAGAAGCAGTATTCTTTACCAAGGAATCAATGCCATTAATCCTCTTAAAAGGAAAACAACATGCATTATCTTTAGCTGCAGAATCTGGATATACTTCTCCTGACACGATTGAACTGGTGATACTAAAGGCTAATGCCATTGCTGCAAATCTGGCACACCAGCTCGATTCCAAAGGATTTTCTTCCAATAATTAA
- a CDS encoding YncE family protein: MVNLQGYFDPPSTVDRQILSRAMTVDQGMMLASNMVMAQEDDKKFISGFNTGSYPVGITTNPITNKIYVANQYSNTVSVFDANTDKLISTVQTGIFPYSIDTNQFNNRIYVTNRGSNDVTVIDGSTDSVIDNITVGKSPVQVAVDQSSSWVYVTNIDSNSLSVIDGITNDVIRTISGISTPYGISVNPVSNKVYVSNIANSTITVMDEDNSSFIKNIPVGKAPVGIDINEERNIVYVTNYASNSLSLINGTNDTVVKTIQTGESPVGVKINPVLNKVYVSNIASNTVSVINETSSEKIKDIAVNPSSIIERAEYPYAIPTNIKFPLIASFVAVDPITNLVYVTNTASNTLSIIDGIEDESIVRIGFDTNPDNSGFIECNGIKNLNQNTTTITTDNEATCTAVPERGYTFDSWSGLAFSTENPLKFKSSEYGNILANFRPTLSTEQYIFLIGGVTGMSSVLLGWFFKGGQRRKFNKLIQITNKAIQDADVGDKTESIIKLENLRRDIFNTYRRGSLTDFQFDFLDKRLINYINKISNL; encoded by the coding sequence TTGGTCAATTTACAAGGTTACTTTGATCCTCCGTCTACTGTAGACAGACAAATCCTGTCCAGAGCGATGACCGTTGACCAAGGCATGATGTTAGCGAGCAATATGGTAATGGCCCAAGAGGATGACAAGAAATTCATTTCAGGATTCAATACCGGAAGCTATCCAGTAGGAATAACCACGAATCCCATCACTAATAAAATTTATGTTGCGAATCAATACTCTAATACAGTTTCAGTATTTGATGCAAATACGGATAAACTAATAAGTACCGTTCAGACGGGGATTTTTCCTTATAGTATAGACACGAACCAGTTTAATAATAGAATTTATGTAACTAACAGAGGATCTAATGACGTTACGGTCATTGACGGTTCTACAGATTCAGTTATCGACAATATTACAGTCGGCAAATCCCCGGTTCAAGTTGCCGTGGACCAATCAAGTAGTTGGGTATACGTTACAAATATTGATTCTAATTCACTATCGGTGATTGACGGAATTACAAATGATGTTATCAGGACAATAAGCGGCATAAGTACTCCATACGGTATCAGCGTTAATCCAGTATCAAATAAGGTATACGTTTCAAACATTGCTAATTCCACTATCACAGTCATGGATGAAGATAATTCCAGTTTCATCAAAAACATCCCAGTAGGTAAAGCTCCAGTAGGAATTGACATTAATGAAGAAAGAAACATTGTTTATGTTACAAATTACGCCTCAAACTCGCTTTCATTGATAAATGGGACTAATGACACAGTAGTGAAGACCATTCAGACCGGTGAGTCTCCAGTTGGTGTGAAAATAAACCCCGTTTTAAACAAGGTATATGTAAGTAATATTGCATCGAATACCGTAAGCGTAATAAATGAAACATCATCGGAGAAAATAAAAGATATTGCTGTAAATCCGTCCTCAATCATCGAAAGAGCAGAATATCCTTACGCGATTCCAACGAATATAAAATTCCCATTGATTGCAAGTTTTGTTGCCGTAGACCCTATTACTAATCTCGTATACGTTACGAATACAGCTTCCAATACTCTTTCAATAATAGACGGAATAGAAGATGAAAGTATAGTTAGGATTGGATTTGATACCAATCCTGATAATTCCGGATTCATAGAGTGTAATGGTATAAAGAATCTTAACCAAAACACTACTACTATTACAACTGACAACGAAGCAACTTGCACTGCTGTGCCTGAGAGAGGATATACATTCGACTCTTGGTCAGGACTTGCATTTAGCACAGAAAACCCCCTCAAATTTAAGTCCAGTGAATATGGTAACATTCTTGCTAATTTTAGACCTACACTTTCGACTGAACAATATATTTTCCTAATAGGAGGTGTAACAGGCATGTCTTCAGTCCTGCTGGGATGGTTTTTTAAGGGCGGACAGAGAAGAAAGTTTAACAAACTAATTCAAATAACTAATAAAGCCATACAGGATGCAGATGTAGGTGACAAAACCGAAAGCATTATCAAATTAGAAAACCTTAGGAGGGACATATTTAATACGTATAGGCGTGGCTCGTTAACTGATTTTCAGTTTGATTTTCTTGATAAAAGATTAATCAATTACATAAATAAAATCAGCAATTTATGA
- a CDS encoding ABC transporter substrate-binding protein: protein MNNMDSKAKLGISFAIIIAVILSSNFNFNWYTLLGQDTRTTGSMSHGTNVKADTLKIGYFPNLNHAQAIIGLENGDFKKILHNDKNLGNISLKEFVFTAGPSAIEALYAGQIDVAYVGPNPAINGYVVSGGEGLRIISGAASGGASFIVRNDSGIETVNDLGGKKFASPQLGNTQDVALRKYLIDNGFNTVENGGNITVVAAKPADIITLFLKKEIDGAWVPEPLVAILKVQGKGVILVDERDLWPQDGRFVTANILARTDYLRDNPEIIKKLLEAHVNETLWISQKLSKTNDTEVDEKNINELTVAFNEGLKKITGKTYPEDQLKDALSRIEFTYDPLSASLNKIATDANDLGYINLGGDRDIDLGSIYDLDLLNEVLRSKGLNPVR, encoded by the coding sequence ATGAATAACATGGATTCAAAAGCAAAATTGGGTATTTCATTTGCCATAATTATAGCGGTAATTCTTTCTTCTAATTTTAACTTTAATTGGTATACATTGCTTGGTCAGGATACGAGGACAACTGGTTCTATGAGTCATGGTACGAATGTGAAGGCTGATACTTTAAAAATTGGGTATTTTCCGAATCTAAATCATGCTCAAGCTATCATTGGCCTCGAAAATGGCGATTTTAAGAAAATACTACACAATGACAAGAATCTAGGTAACATCTCATTAAAAGAGTTTGTTTTTACTGCTGGTCCCTCGGCGATTGAAGCTCTATATGCGGGTCAAATTGACGTAGCTTATGTTGGCCCTAATCCTGCTATTAATGGATACGTCGTATCGGGGGGAGAGGGTTTGCGAATTATTTCAGGTGCAGCAAGCGGTGGTGCTTCATTTATTGTTAGAAATGATTCAGGGATAGAGACCGTCAATGATCTAGGCGGAAAGAAATTTGCATCTCCTCAATTAGGTAACACACAAGATGTGGCTTTACGAAAATATTTGATTGACAATGGTTTTAACACTGTTGAAAATGGTGGAAACATAACAGTTGTAGCGGCAAAACCGGCAGATATAATCACCTTGTTTCTAAAGAAAGAGATCGATGGGGCGTGGGTTCCTGAACCATTAGTTGCCATTCTAAAAGTGCAAGGTAAGGGGGTCATCTTAGTCGATGAAAGAGACCTGTGGCCACAGGATGGTAGGTTTGTAACAGCAAATATTTTGGCTAGAACTGACTATCTTAGAGACAATCCTGAAATTATAAAGAAACTACTTGAGGCCCATGTCAATGAAACACTATGGATCAGTCAAAAATTATCGAAAACTAATGACACGGAGGTTGATGAAAAAAATATTAATGAATTAACGGTCGCATTCAATGAAGGCCTAAAGAAAATTACTGGTAAAACTTATCCAGAGGATCAACTAAAAGATGCGCTATCAAGGATAGAATTTACCTACGATCCACTGTCAGCATCGCTTAACAAGATTGCTACGGATGCCAATGACTTGGGATACATAAATTTAGGAGGTGATCGTGATATTGATTTAGGAAGTATTTATGATCTTGATCTTTTAAACGAAGTACTGAGAAGTAAGGGTCTTAACCCCGTTCGATAA
- a CDS encoding glycosyltransferase family 2 protein: MRIGAGIVFFDDAKGLKRCLHSIASNVDLVITIDGKFKEFEEDYDISIDGSREVVESFPNTRYYCYPNITEIEKRNKYLEIAAQLGIDFLIVIDSDEYAVIDEKALRRNLHFVKAGKELSESCNEFVPEVYGIKMFDEQYEKQNLIVERYNERLLYKPGHLRYSEIHSNLIDINNRNRNFTTSKYTSEIDGITLYNDDRLRSSSYINKSLKYQTYLFNSERIERKRIVGYETLRYK, encoded by the coding sequence ATGAGAATTGGGGCGGGGATTGTATTTTTTGATGATGCTAAAGGCTTAAAGAGATGCCTACACTCAATTGCATCCAACGTTGATTTAGTTATAACTATTGATGGGAAGTTTAAGGAATTTGAAGAGGACTATGACATCAGCATTGATGGTTCAAGAGAGGTTGTAGAGTCGTTTCCTAATACGAGGTATTATTGTTATCCCAATATCACTGAAATAGAAAAAAGAAACAAATATTTAGAGATCGCTGCTCAGTTAGGAATTGATTTTTTGATTGTAATAGATTCAGATGAGTATGCCGTAATTGATGAAAAAGCCCTGAGAAGAAATTTGCATTTCGTTAAGGCTGGGAAGGAACTGTCGGAGTCTTGCAATGAATTTGTTCCTGAAGTCTATGGGATAAAGATGTTTGATGAACAATATGAGAAACAGAACTTGATTGTAGAAAGATATAACGAACGGTTGCTCTACAAACCAGGACATCTTCGTTATTCTGAAATACATAGTAATCTTATAGATATTAATAACAGGAATAGGAATTTTACTACGTCAAAATACACTAGTGAAATCGACGGCATCACACTGTATAATGATGATCGCCTTAGAAGTTCAAGTTATATTAATAAAAGCTTAAAATATCAGACCTATCTGTTTAATTCCGAAAGAATCGAACGAAAAAGAATTGTAGGATATGAAACATTAAGGTATAAATAA
- a CDS encoding MFS transporter — MKQITLFPLLFSNFVGTLGFSIVLPFLVFLVVDFGGNSVIYGILSSIYPAFQLIGAPILGRWSDSFGRKKVLLISTAGTLIGWIIFLFALYMPKFDLIDINITLIGAFTLSMPLVVLFIARAIDGITGGNVSVANAYIADLSNDKTRSKNFGKMAISSNLGFIVGPALAGILGGTFYGNTLPVIIAIFVSLVAFIALWVLLKESNKAIKEIPPVQKDSVQRAYSYECKECFNPPNPDKLKFKDIFKLKYIPLLMILNFFIFLGFNIFYTSFPIHAVSSLKWTITEMGIFYAILSGLMILVQGPILRKASQRVSEGNLIIIGSFILGVNFILFFSNSIILIYVAAILFAVGNGLMWPSFMSILSKFAGKVHQGAVQGVASSIGSLASIIGLIVGGFLYNSIGSPTFLIAAVMIFIVFALSFSILKIKRTFETK, encoded by the coding sequence ATGAAGCAGATTACACTTTTTCCATTATTGTTTTCCAATTTTGTCGGAACATTAGGATTTAGTATTGTATTGCCCTTCTTAGTATTCCTTGTGGTGGATTTTGGAGGGAATTCTGTAATTTATGGAATACTCTCATCGATTTATCCGGCGTTTCAGTTGATTGGTGCCCCCATATTGGGGAGATGGTCTGACTCCTTTGGTAGAAAGAAAGTCCTTTTAATTAGTACTGCTGGTACTTTGATTGGTTGGATCATATTCCTTTTCGCCTTGTATATGCCAAAATTTGATCTTATTGATATCAATATCACTTTAATCGGGGCTTTTACCCTTTCTATGCCATTGGTTGTGTTGTTTATCGCTCGTGCGATAGATGGGATAACTGGCGGGAATGTCTCTGTTGCAAATGCCTATATTGCAGACTTATCGAACGATAAGACTAGAAGCAAAAATTTTGGAAAAATGGCCATTTCCTCTAATTTGGGATTCATAGTTGGTCCTGCTCTCGCAGGCATTCTAGGGGGAACCTTTTATGGGAATACGTTACCAGTAATAATTGCTATTTTTGTTTCATTGGTTGCTTTCATTGCACTCTGGGTATTGTTAAAGGAATCAAATAAGGCTATAAAAGAAATTCCACCTGTTCAAAAAGATAGCGTTCAGCGGGCGTATTCATATGAATGCAAAGAATGCTTTAATCCTCCAAATCCTGACAAGCTTAAGTTCAAGGACATTTTCAAATTAAAATATATACCATTATTAATGATATTGAACTTTTTCATTTTTCTCGGATTTAATATTTTTTATACATCATTCCCAATTCATGCGGTATCAAGTCTAAAATGGACGATAACAGAAATGGGAATTTTCTACGCTATCTTAAGTGGGTTGATGATACTTGTACAAGGTCCAATTCTGAGAAAGGCATCTCAAAGGGTTTCAGAAGGTAATTTGATAATTATCGGGAGCTTTATCTTAGGAGTGAATTTTATATTGTTCTTTTCAAACAGCATAATTTTGATTTATGTTGCGGCGATTCTTTTTGCAGTTGGCAATGGATTAATGTGGCCATCATTCATGTCTATACTTTCAAAGTTTGCCGGGAAGGTCCATCAAGGTGCGGTCCAGGGAGTTGCAAGTAGTATCGGGAGTTTGGCCAGTATTATTGGATTGATTGTAGGTGGATTTTTGTATAATTCTATAGGTTCACCTACTTTTTTGATCGCTGCAGTGATGATTTTCATAGTTTTCGCATTGTCGTTTAGTATATTAAAGATTAAAAGAACCTTTGAAACGAAATAA
- a CDS encoding ABC transporter permease gives MYKAPEDDENKRKNKDESIINLDESHSIEESETISLDDKRPRKSKIPLKKKIKFDEFANTVLFIAVFIGLWQLAYLSGIWPKVSLPSPIMVVESFYELILDNTLLISIGMTLYRLLIGFAASIGIGVCIGLAMVRFTGFGKTMSSFAVGLQSFPSVAWVPFAILLIGLNDIGILFVVIMSSVFSVMMSAYSGIRNIPPIYLKAARNMGAKGFSLFRYLMIPAATPALIIGIKQAWSFAWHALVGAEILMAASVGIGHILLIGREFQLMEQIIASMITIFALGMIFDKVIFAKLDDKVREKWGLRQEQDIENK, from the coding sequence TTGTACAAGGCTCCCGAAGACGACGAAAATAAGCGGAAAAATAAGGATGAATCTATTATTAATTTAGATGAATCACACTCCATCGAAGAATCAGAAACCATATCTTTGGATGATAAAAGACCAAGAAAAAGCAAAATTCCCTTGAAAAAGAAAATTAAATTTGATGAATTTGCAAACACGGTGTTATTTATTGCAGTCTTTATTGGCCTATGGCAACTGGCGTATTTAAGTGGTATTTGGCCAAAAGTATCACTACCATCTCCTATAATGGTAGTAGAATCGTTCTATGAACTAATTCTAGATAACACTTTGTTGATAAGTATAGGAATGACTCTTTACAGGCTCTTGATTGGATTTGCTGCATCAATAGGAATTGGGGTTTGTATAGGACTTGCAATGGTAAGATTTACTGGTTTTGGAAAAACTATGAGCTCTTTTGCAGTAGGATTACAGTCTTTTCCAAGCGTTGCTTGGGTTCCATTTGCCATTCTGCTTATTGGTCTAAATGATATTGGAATATTATTTGTAGTTATAATGAGTTCAGTATTTTCAGTCATGATGTCTGCATACAGCGGAATAAGAAACATACCTCCAATTTATCTTAAGGCTGCAAGAAACATGGGAGCTAAAGGTTTCTCACTATTTAGATATTTAATGATACCTGCAGCAACTCCTGCATTAATAATAGGAATAAAACAAGCGTGGTCATTTGCTTGGCACGCTTTGGTCGGAGCGGAAATACTTATGGCTGCTTCAGTAGGTATAGGACATATACTGTTAATCGGTAGAGAATTCCAACTGATGGAACAGATAATAGCATCTATGATTACTATTTTCGCATTAGGAATGATATTTGATAAGGTAATCTTTGCAAAACTAGATGACAAGGTAAGAGAAAAATGGGGATTAAGGCAAGAACAGGACATAGAAAATAAATGA